In one Bacillus thuringiensis genomic region, the following are encoded:
- a CDS encoding type 1 glutamine amidotransferase domain-containing protein, giving the protein MSKKIAILITDYFEDTEYTEPVEAFKQKGYELTTIELEKGKTVHGKQEKSEVVIDKNIDGVSPENFDALFIPGGFSPDILRADERFVRFSKAFMDAKKPVFAICHGPQLLITAQTLEGRDVTGYKSIEVDLKNAGGNFHDTEVVVCQNQLVTSRQPEDIPAFIEESLRILG; this is encoded by the coding sequence ATGAGTAAAAAAATTGCTATTTTAATAACGGATTATTTCGAGGACACAGAATACACAGAGCCAGTAGAGGCTTTTAAACAGAAGGGATATGAATTAACAACTATTGAATTGGAAAAAGGTAAAACGGTACACGGTAAACAAGAAAAAAGCGAAGTCGTAATTGATAAAAATATTGATGGTGTTTCTCCAGAAAACTTTGATGCACTCTTCATACCCGGCGGATTTTCTCCAGATATACTTCGTGCAGATGAGCGTTTCGTTCGCTTTAGTAAAGCATTTATGGATGCAAAAAAACCTGTTTTCGCTATTTGTCACGGACCTCAGCTACTCATCACTGCACAAACACTTGAAGGACGTGATGTCACTGGATATAAATCTATTGAAGTCGATTTAAAAAACGCCGGCGGAAACTTTCATGACACAGAGGTTGTCGTATGCCAAAACCAGCTAGTCACAAGTAGACAACCAGAAGATATACCAGCGTTTATTGAAGAATCATTGCG